One genomic region from Drosophila subpulchrella strain 33 F10 #4 breed RU33 chromosome 2R, RU_Dsub_v1.1 Primary Assembly, whole genome shotgun sequence encodes:
- the LOC119549010 gene encoding uncharacterized protein LOC119549010 isoform X2 has product MDNKTTQLDFKLLVDQSLNLLDSLNTALRCDAIQFLLQTLKCKYPEACDQVVRNLFSHVAVANDNGGAGGVGGRAQQQELARTKQLQLLLTAKKEKKEPGTGCEAEIKRENDEEESGSTDLNQNFEKILCKEEFLCLEEDEEDFLDDADTQNSSSLQFHAGNNVDALAMGPGDPLDLIQTGVSLLVKRKYAATFEDEEQLGEDEEANSNSSDGKLVKRKRTNNMHLTVTSVRRKEEHSRLGEGYVFHEDSQYTMRYHHSTGEFSERAFKAQFRALLRMALSQHHKPFLRQFYENFVVNGRLLGTTPSARVLKEIREQRLEEWRRHRERRQLVILMKQSELQQEEEIQQQQQQQEENQEEIQREQQQRLEEIQLQEQQQQHMEEIQRQQQLPAISFGDSELESETESQLSSAAQEIMKFEEFIDEGVGAGRLIDGLEMEPEIDDMLAGAGSALGSVNSASGHSSNSSSSGSGSGGNGNGISGVILENNSHHSHHLSSSSSANLVINGLTSSNSISNNNNNNNNNNVSLHRPQLTPQAPMPMSMPMESRDLKAGQAGHGNANVILPGGSSGLANQIQLHQQQKHFNSSNNPLSMMGGMMQQQQQQQQQHVGMPHQQRQMMMMPEDFPQHGASMMASRQMPALAALSNLGDPPAGQLNSSLELDDNDLSPDEDDDDLDHDMDEMDAAKQQLIDGGSSSSTSLQAPPSQHGSGSGGSGGQTPGSKKDKPSYNCLLCPKSYRKRKSLLDHYKMHPGYCHDCGQRNGNTLEEIIHHNRTMHVKEFPFVCETCGESYSRKQQFHAHVESHNKKEIKTFPCGECGQKFPQKKLQQHFEETGHKADGAICEVCGEEFQSKNALYQHIIRVHKRDNFFECHICHNRFTLKANLERHVQLHTEIKRPYVCDLCGSSYFTYPALKEHYSNAHVDVSECKCTLCGKRFGSAKSLQRHLPSHSEERPHCCNYCDQTFKWKTHLVRHKQTMHGNEPPPPKKGKQRFPKANEEAEMASLPDMPGPPPVKASKKAVTSKAKAQAAAAAAAAAAASSQQQQQKGSAATPTPPPPVSTTPGCLQQDQFNAAMVSSNSSQSSTASTSQHSVSTSESQQNSMYNQSFNAEKQQPGPQQQQPQNALHQQHPTPPPAPQQQQQQPPPPPQSRVAPGDLHLQRMNSFGQDGQFHFESNPAAGAYQQHQLISQYQQQQQQQQQQQPQQQQQQHHLAQQQQHMRSHTPQSPHPPHTPQLQQQQPQQHFSSPHHMPPMHHQHQLMMQQQHRHNQRSPLHHHPAAQQLQQQHQQPSHSPQHARLQSPQPASVQQQQQQQQQQQQQQFLQQQATDSWGNMNFGNPPSNQQVELKDNKFYIVESTEFLGLPMNVPPSPQQQQQQQAVSKPQQQQQQHPQPQQPDPTLAGDLMGFQHMWPAPAFPQSTQQQPQQQQQAAQQQQQQQQAQGQANSSDPHNYNNIGSILTNLIDTNPAPMEYNFDLMQQQQTPSSQQQQQQAAQQQHHGAGGYASALMRSGGGVYGGAYEQHLSEQLVSEQQKQNSFQPYHPHPHGLQAQQQQPLHPHLLPPPAPHSNVYDRTGVGVGVGVGVGVGVGYPMLGDDTKGVLPPMMGGMMQQMPPHGQQPDLIYYPVKND; this is encoded by the exons GTGGATCAATCACTAAATCTACTGGACAGCCTCAACACAGCATTGCGGTGCGATGCTATTCAATTCTTGCTGCAGACGCTTAAGTGCAAGTACCCGGAGGCCTGCGACCAAGTCGTCAGGAATCTGTTCAGTCACGTAGCTGTAGCCAACGACAATGGAGGGGCTGGAGGAGTCGGAGGAAGGGCGCAGCAGCAGGAGCTAGCGAGGACGAAGCAGCTCCAGCTGCTGCTGACCGCCAAGAAGGAGAAGAAGGAGCCTGGAACCGGCTGCGAGGCGGAGATCAAGCGCGAGAACGACGAGGAGGAGTCGGGATCGACGGATCTGAACCAGAACTTCGAGAAGATCCTCTGCAAAGAGGAGTTCCTGTGCCTCgaggaggatgaggaggaCTTTCTCGACGATGCGGACACGCAGAACTCGTCTTCCCTGCAGTTCCATGCCGGCAACAATGTGGACGCCCTGGCCATGGGCCCCGGCGATCCACTGGACCTGATCCAGACCGGCGTTTCGCTGCTGGTCAAGCGGAAATATGCGGCCACCTTCGAGGACGAGGAGCAGCTGGGCGAGGACGAGGAGGCCAATAGCAACAGCAGCGATGGGAAGCTGGTCAAGCGGAAGCGCACCAACAACATGCACCTGACCGTGACGAGTGTGCGGCGGAAAGAGGAGCACAGCCGGCTGGGCGAGGGCTATGTCTTCCACGAGGACAGCCAGTACACGATGCGGTATCACCACAGCACCGGTGAGTTCAGCGAGCGGGCCTTCAAGGCCCAGTTCCGGGCTCTGCTCCGGATGGCGCTCAGCCAGCACCACAAGCCCTTCCTCCGGCAGTTCTACGAGAACTTCGTTGTGAACGGACGCCTGCTGGGCACCACGCCCTCGGCGCGTGTTCTGAAGGAGATTCGTGAGCAGCGGCTGGAGGAGTGGCGACGTCATCGGGAACGACGCCAGCTGGTTATCCTGATGAAGCAGAGCGAGCTGCAGCAAGAGGAGGAgattcagcagcagcagcagcagcaagagGAGAATCAGGAGGAGATCCAgcgggagcagcagcagcgcctGGAGGAGATTCAActgcaggagcagcagcagcaacacatgGAGGAGAttcagcggcagcagcaactgccGGCCATCTCGTTTGGTGACTCCGAACTGGAGTCGGAAACGGAATCGCAGCTGTCGTCGGCTGCCCAAGAGATTATGAAGTTCGAGGAGTTCATTGACGAGGGTGTAGGCGCTGGTCGTCTGATCGATGGTCTGGAGATGGAGCCCGAGATCGATGACATGCTAGCTGGCGCCGGCAGTGCCTTGGGCAGTGTGAACAGCGCCAGCGGACACAgtagcaacagcagcagcagcgggagTGGGAGCGGCGGTAATGGGAATGGCATCAGCGGGGTGATCCTGGAGAACAATAGTCATCATTCGCATCACCT aagtagcagcagcagcgcaaATCTTGTGATCAACGGCCTTACGTCAAGCAATAGCATcagcaacaataataataataacaacaacaacaatgtcaGTCTACACCGCCCGCAACTGACGCCGCAGGCTCCCATGCCCATGTCCATGCCCATGGAGAGCAGGGATCTTAAAGCCGGGCAGGCGGGTCATGGCAATGCCAATGTCATCTTGCCGGGCGGCAGTTCTGGCCTCGCCAACCAGATTCAGCTGCATCAGCAGCAAAAGCACTTCAACTCAAGCAATAATCCGCTGTCGATGATGGGAGGCatgatgcagcagcagcaacaacagcagcagcagcatgtgGGCATGCCGCACCAGCAGCGtcagatgatgatgatgccgGAGGATTTCCCACAACACGGAGCCTCGATGATGGCCAGTCGACAAATGCCGGCGCTGGCTGCCTTGTCGAATCTCGGCGATCCTCCTGCTGGGCAGCTTAACTCCTCCCTGGAACTGGACGACAATGATCTGTCGCCGGATGAGGATGACGACGACTTGGACCACGACATGGACGAAATGGACGCGGCCAAGCAGCAGCTAATCGATGGCGGCAGTAGTAGCAGCACCTCGCTGCAGGCGCCGCCATCGCAACATGGCAGCGGAAGTGGAGGCAGTGGAGGGCAGACGCCCGGCAGCAAAAAGGACAAGCCCAGCTACAACTGTCTGCTCTGCCCCAAGTCGTATCGCAAGCGCAAATCCCTGCTGGACCACTACAAGATGCATCCGGGCTACTGCCACGACTGTGGTCAGCGCAACGGGAACACGCTGGAG GAAATCATCCATCACAACCGGACCATGCATGTGAAGGAGTTCCCATTCGTGTGCGAGACGTGCGGGGAGTCGTACTCACGCAAGCAGCAGTTCCATGCCCACGTGGAGTCGCACAACAAGAAGGAAATCAAAA CCTTTCCCTGCGGCGAGTGCGGCCAGAAGTTTCCGCAGAAGAAACTGCAGCAACACTTCGAGGAGACGGGCCACAAGGCCGACGGGGCCATCTGCGAGGTGTGCGGCGAGGAGTTTCAGTCGAAGAACGCCCTCTACCAGCACATCATACGCGTGCACAAGCGCGACAACTTTTTCGAGTGCCACATTTGCCATAACCGCTTCACGCTGAAAGCCAACCTGGAGCGGCACGTGCAGCTGCACACCGAGATCAAGCGGCCCTACGTGTGCGATCTGTGCGGCTCGTCCTACTTCACATATCCCGCGCTCAAGGAGCACTACAGCAACGCCCACGTGGACGTGTCCGAGTGCAAGTGCACGCTGTGCGGCAAGCGCTTCGGATCGGCCAAGTCGCTGCAGCGGCACCTGCCGTCGCACTCGGAGGAGAGGCCGCACTGCTGCAATTATTGCGATCAG ACCTTCAAGTGGAAAACGCACCTGGTGCGTCACAAGCAGACCATGCACGGCAACGAGCCGCCGCCTCCTAAGAAGGGAAAGCAGCGCTTTCCCAAAGCGAACGAAGAAG CAGAAATGGCTAGCTTACCGGATATGCCTGGTCCACCGCCAGTCAAGGCCAGTAAAAAGGCAGTGACCAGCAAGGCGAAAGCTCAGGCAGCAGCCGCCGcggccgcagcagcagcagcatcctcccagcaacagcagcagaaggGCTCTGCAGCCACCCCGACGCCTCCGCCGCCGGTCTCCACCACGCCGGGTTGCCTGCAGCAGGATCAATTCAATGCGGCCATGGTCAGCAGCAACAGTTCGCAATCATCCACGGCCTCCACGTCGCAGCACTCGGTGTCGACGAGTGAATCTCAGCAGAATTCCATGTACAATCAGAGCTTTAATGCGGAGAAACAGCAGCCAggaccgcagcagcagcagccacagaATGCCTTGCATCAGCAGCATCCAACACCGCCGCCAGCaccacaacaacagcagcaacagccgccgccgccgcctcaGTCCCGAGTTGCACCCGGAGATTTGCATTTGCAGCGTATGAATAGCTTTGGGCAGGATGGACAATTTCATTTTGAGTCCAATCCGGCAGCTGGCGCCTATCAGCAGCATCAACTGATTAGCCAGtatcagcaacaacagcagcagcaacaacagcaacagccccagcagcagcagcaacaacatcatctggcccaacagcagcagcatatGAGGAGTCACACGCCCCAGAGTCCACATCCTCCGCACACCCCgcaactgcaacagcagcagccgcagcagcactTCAGCTCCCCGCACCACATGCCGCCGATGCACCATCAGCACCAGTTGAtgatgcagcagcaacatcgccACAACCAGCGCTCGCCGCTCCACCATCATCCTGCAGCCCAGCAATTGcaacagcagcaccagcaaccATCGCATTCCCCACAGCATGCGAGACTGCAGTCGCCACAACCTGCTTCagtacaacaacaacaacagcagcagcagcagcagcagcaacaacaattcTTGCAGCAACAGGCCACCGATTCCTGGGGCAACATGAACTTTGGCAATCCTCCCAGCAACCAGCAGGTTGAGCTCAAAGATAACAAATTCTATATTGTGGAATCGACCGAGTTCCTAGGGCTTCCAATGAATGTGCCGCCTTCaccacaacaacagcagcagcaacaagcAGTCAGCAagccccagcagcagcagcaacaacacccACAACCGCAGCAACCGGATCCAACCCTTGCTGGTGATCTGATGGGCTTTCAGCACATGTGGCCGGCGCCCGCGTTCCCCCAATCTACACAGCAGCAaccacaacagcagcaacaggcggcgcagcagcaacagcagcagcaacaggccCAAGGACAGGCGAATTCAAGTGATCCACACAACTACAACAATATCGGCAGCATACTCACGAATCTCATTGACACAAATCCCGCGCCAATGGAGTACAATTTCGACCtgatgcagcagcaacaaacgCCATCAtcccagcaacagcaacaacaggcggcgcagcagcaacatcacgGTGCCGGAGGCTATGCGAGCGCTTTGATGCGCAGCGGAGGCGGCGTTTACGGAGGAGCCTACGAGCAGCACTTGAGCGAGCAACTGGTCAGCGAGCAGCAGAAGCAGAACAGCTTTCAGCCCTACCACCCACATCCGCATGGCCTGCaggcgcagcagcagcagccattGCATCCGCATCTGTTGCCCCCCCCAGCGCCGCACAGCAATGTCTATGACCGCACGGGAGTTGGAGTCGGCGTGGGCGTTGGTGTGGGCGTAGGCGTGGGCTATCCCATGCTGGGAGACGATACGAAGGGCGTGCTGCCGCCCATGATGGGTGGGATGATGCAGCAAATGCCGCCGCATGGCCAGCAACCGGATCTAATCTACTACCCAGTGAAGAACGATTGA
- the LOC119549010 gene encoding uncharacterized protein LOC119549010 isoform X1, with product MEMNLVDQSLNLLDSLNTALRCDAIQFLLQTLKCKYPEACDQVVRNLFSHVAVANDNGGAGGVGGRAQQQELARTKQLQLLLTAKKEKKEPGTGCEAEIKRENDEEESGSTDLNQNFEKILCKEEFLCLEEDEEDFLDDADTQNSSSLQFHAGNNVDALAMGPGDPLDLIQTGVSLLVKRKYAATFEDEEQLGEDEEANSNSSDGKLVKRKRTNNMHLTVTSVRRKEEHSRLGEGYVFHEDSQYTMRYHHSTGEFSERAFKAQFRALLRMALSQHHKPFLRQFYENFVVNGRLLGTTPSARVLKEIREQRLEEWRRHRERRQLVILMKQSELQQEEEIQQQQQQQEENQEEIQREQQQRLEEIQLQEQQQQHMEEIQRQQQLPAISFGDSELESETESQLSSAAQEIMKFEEFIDEGVGAGRLIDGLEMEPEIDDMLAGAGSALGSVNSASGHSSNSSSSGSGSGGNGNGISGVILENNSHHSHHLSSSSSANLVINGLTSSNSISNNNNNNNNNNVSLHRPQLTPQAPMPMSMPMESRDLKAGQAGHGNANVILPGGSSGLANQIQLHQQQKHFNSSNNPLSMMGGMMQQQQQQQQQHVGMPHQQRQMMMMPEDFPQHGASMMASRQMPALAALSNLGDPPAGQLNSSLELDDNDLSPDEDDDDLDHDMDEMDAAKQQLIDGGSSSSTSLQAPPSQHGSGSGGSGGQTPGSKKDKPSYNCLLCPKSYRKRKSLLDHYKMHPGYCHDCGQRNGNTLEEIIHHNRTMHVKEFPFVCETCGESYSRKQQFHAHVESHNKKEIKTFPCGECGQKFPQKKLQQHFEETGHKADGAICEVCGEEFQSKNALYQHIIRVHKRDNFFECHICHNRFTLKANLERHVQLHTEIKRPYVCDLCGSSYFTYPALKEHYSNAHVDVSECKCTLCGKRFGSAKSLQRHLPSHSEERPHCCNYCDQTFKWKTHLVRHKQTMHGNEPPPPKKGKQRFPKANEEEMASLPDMPGPPPVKASKKAVTSKAKAQAAAAAAAAAAASSQQQQQKGSAATPTPPPPVSTTPGCLQQDQFNAAMVSSNSSQSSTASTSQHSVSTSESQQNSMYNQSFNAEKQQPGPQQQQPQNALHQQHPTPPPAPQQQQQQPPPPPQSRVAPGDLHLQRMNSFGQDGQFHFESNPAAGAYQQHQLISQYQQQQQQQQQQQPQQQQQQHHLAQQQQHMRSHTPQSPHPPHTPQLQQQQPQQHFSSPHHMPPMHHQHQLMMQQQHRHNQRSPLHHHPAAQQLQQQHQQPSHSPQHARLQSPQPASVQQQQQQQQQQQQQQFLQQQATDSWGNMNFGNPPSNQQVELKDNKFYIVESTEFLGLPMNVPPSPQQQQQQQAVSKPQQQQQQHPQPQQPDPTLAGDLMGFQHMWPAPAFPQSTQQQPQQQQQAAQQQQQQQQAQGQANSSDPHNYNNIGSILTNLIDTNPAPMEYNFDLMQQQQTPSSQQQQQQAAQQQHHGAGGYASALMRSGGGVYGGAYEQHLSEQLVSEQQKQNSFQPYHPHPHGLQAQQQQPLHPHLLPPPAPHSNVYDRTGVGVGVGVGVGVGVGYPMLGDDTKGVLPPMMGGMMQQMPPHGQQPDLIYYPVKND from the exons GTGGATCAATCACTAAATCTACTGGACAGCCTCAACACAGCATTGCGGTGCGATGCTATTCAATTCTTGCTGCAGACGCTTAAGTGCAAGTACCCGGAGGCCTGCGACCAAGTCGTCAGGAATCTGTTCAGTCACGTAGCTGTAGCCAACGACAATGGAGGGGCTGGAGGAGTCGGAGGAAGGGCGCAGCAGCAGGAGCTAGCGAGGACGAAGCAGCTCCAGCTGCTGCTGACCGCCAAGAAGGAGAAGAAGGAGCCTGGAACCGGCTGCGAGGCGGAGATCAAGCGCGAGAACGACGAGGAGGAGTCGGGATCGACGGATCTGAACCAGAACTTCGAGAAGATCCTCTGCAAAGAGGAGTTCCTGTGCCTCgaggaggatgaggaggaCTTTCTCGACGATGCGGACACGCAGAACTCGTCTTCCCTGCAGTTCCATGCCGGCAACAATGTGGACGCCCTGGCCATGGGCCCCGGCGATCCACTGGACCTGATCCAGACCGGCGTTTCGCTGCTGGTCAAGCGGAAATATGCGGCCACCTTCGAGGACGAGGAGCAGCTGGGCGAGGACGAGGAGGCCAATAGCAACAGCAGCGATGGGAAGCTGGTCAAGCGGAAGCGCACCAACAACATGCACCTGACCGTGACGAGTGTGCGGCGGAAAGAGGAGCACAGCCGGCTGGGCGAGGGCTATGTCTTCCACGAGGACAGCCAGTACACGATGCGGTATCACCACAGCACCGGTGAGTTCAGCGAGCGGGCCTTCAAGGCCCAGTTCCGGGCTCTGCTCCGGATGGCGCTCAGCCAGCACCACAAGCCCTTCCTCCGGCAGTTCTACGAGAACTTCGTTGTGAACGGACGCCTGCTGGGCACCACGCCCTCGGCGCGTGTTCTGAAGGAGATTCGTGAGCAGCGGCTGGAGGAGTGGCGACGTCATCGGGAACGACGCCAGCTGGTTATCCTGATGAAGCAGAGCGAGCTGCAGCAAGAGGAGGAgattcagcagcagcagcagcagcaagagGAGAATCAGGAGGAGATCCAgcgggagcagcagcagcgcctGGAGGAGATTCAActgcaggagcagcagcagcaacacatgGAGGAGAttcagcggcagcagcaactgccGGCCATCTCGTTTGGTGACTCCGAACTGGAGTCGGAAACGGAATCGCAGCTGTCGTCGGCTGCCCAAGAGATTATGAAGTTCGAGGAGTTCATTGACGAGGGTGTAGGCGCTGGTCGTCTGATCGATGGTCTGGAGATGGAGCCCGAGATCGATGACATGCTAGCTGGCGCCGGCAGTGCCTTGGGCAGTGTGAACAGCGCCAGCGGACACAgtagcaacagcagcagcagcgggagTGGGAGCGGCGGTAATGGGAATGGCATCAGCGGGGTGATCCTGGAGAACAATAGTCATCATTCGCATCACCT aagtagcagcagcagcgcaaATCTTGTGATCAACGGCCTTACGTCAAGCAATAGCATcagcaacaataataataataacaacaacaacaatgtcaGTCTACACCGCCCGCAACTGACGCCGCAGGCTCCCATGCCCATGTCCATGCCCATGGAGAGCAGGGATCTTAAAGCCGGGCAGGCGGGTCATGGCAATGCCAATGTCATCTTGCCGGGCGGCAGTTCTGGCCTCGCCAACCAGATTCAGCTGCATCAGCAGCAAAAGCACTTCAACTCAAGCAATAATCCGCTGTCGATGATGGGAGGCatgatgcagcagcagcaacaacagcagcagcagcatgtgGGCATGCCGCACCAGCAGCGtcagatgatgatgatgccgGAGGATTTCCCACAACACGGAGCCTCGATGATGGCCAGTCGACAAATGCCGGCGCTGGCTGCCTTGTCGAATCTCGGCGATCCTCCTGCTGGGCAGCTTAACTCCTCCCTGGAACTGGACGACAATGATCTGTCGCCGGATGAGGATGACGACGACTTGGACCACGACATGGACGAAATGGACGCGGCCAAGCAGCAGCTAATCGATGGCGGCAGTAGTAGCAGCACCTCGCTGCAGGCGCCGCCATCGCAACATGGCAGCGGAAGTGGAGGCAGTGGAGGGCAGACGCCCGGCAGCAAAAAGGACAAGCCCAGCTACAACTGTCTGCTCTGCCCCAAGTCGTATCGCAAGCGCAAATCCCTGCTGGACCACTACAAGATGCATCCGGGCTACTGCCACGACTGTGGTCAGCGCAACGGGAACACGCTGGAG GAAATCATCCATCACAACCGGACCATGCATGTGAAGGAGTTCCCATTCGTGTGCGAGACGTGCGGGGAGTCGTACTCACGCAAGCAGCAGTTCCATGCCCACGTGGAGTCGCACAACAAGAAGGAAATCAAAA CCTTTCCCTGCGGCGAGTGCGGCCAGAAGTTTCCGCAGAAGAAACTGCAGCAACACTTCGAGGAGACGGGCCACAAGGCCGACGGGGCCATCTGCGAGGTGTGCGGCGAGGAGTTTCAGTCGAAGAACGCCCTCTACCAGCACATCATACGCGTGCACAAGCGCGACAACTTTTTCGAGTGCCACATTTGCCATAACCGCTTCACGCTGAAAGCCAACCTGGAGCGGCACGTGCAGCTGCACACCGAGATCAAGCGGCCCTACGTGTGCGATCTGTGCGGCTCGTCCTACTTCACATATCCCGCGCTCAAGGAGCACTACAGCAACGCCCACGTGGACGTGTCCGAGTGCAAGTGCACGCTGTGCGGCAAGCGCTTCGGATCGGCCAAGTCGCTGCAGCGGCACCTGCCGTCGCACTCGGAGGAGAGGCCGCACTGCTGCAATTATTGCGATCAG ACCTTCAAGTGGAAAACGCACCTGGTGCGTCACAAGCAGACCATGCACGGCAACGAGCCGCCGCCTCCTAAGAAGGGAAAGCAGCGCTTTCCCAAAGCGAACGAAGAAG AAATGGCTAGCTTACCGGATATGCCTGGTCCACCGCCAGTCAAGGCCAGTAAAAAGGCAGTGACCAGCAAGGCGAAAGCTCAGGCAGCAGCCGCCGcggccgcagcagcagcagcatcctcccagcaacagcagcagaaggGCTCTGCAGCCACCCCGACGCCTCCGCCGCCGGTCTCCACCACGCCGGGTTGCCTGCAGCAGGATCAATTCAATGCGGCCATGGTCAGCAGCAACAGTTCGCAATCATCCACGGCCTCCACGTCGCAGCACTCGGTGTCGACGAGTGAATCTCAGCAGAATTCCATGTACAATCAGAGCTTTAATGCGGAGAAACAGCAGCCAggaccgcagcagcagcagccacagaATGCCTTGCATCAGCAGCATCCAACACCGCCGCCAGCaccacaacaacagcagcaacagccgccgccgccgcctcaGTCCCGAGTTGCACCCGGAGATTTGCATTTGCAGCGTATGAATAGCTTTGGGCAGGATGGACAATTTCATTTTGAGTCCAATCCGGCAGCTGGCGCCTATCAGCAGCATCAACTGATTAGCCAGtatcagcaacaacagcagcagcaacaacagcaacagccccagcagcagcagcaacaacatcatctggcccaacagcagcagcatatGAGGAGTCACACGCCCCAGAGTCCACATCCTCCGCACACCCCgcaactgcaacagcagcagccgcagcagcactTCAGCTCCCCGCACCACATGCCGCCGATGCACCATCAGCACCAGTTGAtgatgcagcagcaacatcgccACAACCAGCGCTCGCCGCTCCACCATCATCCTGCAGCCCAGCAATTGcaacagcagcaccagcaaccATCGCATTCCCCACAGCATGCGAGACTGCAGTCGCCACAACCTGCTTCagtacaacaacaacaacagcagcagcagcagcagcagcaacaacaattcTTGCAGCAACAGGCCACCGATTCCTGGGGCAACATGAACTTTGGCAATCCTCCCAGCAACCAGCAGGTTGAGCTCAAAGATAACAAATTCTATATTGTGGAATCGACCGAGTTCCTAGGGCTTCCAATGAATGTGCCGCCTTCaccacaacaacagcagcagcaacaagcAGTCAGCAagccccagcagcagcagcaacaacacccACAACCGCAGCAACCGGATCCAACCCTTGCTGGTGATCTGATGGGCTTTCAGCACATGTGGCCGGCGCCCGCGTTCCCCCAATCTACACAGCAGCAaccacaacagcagcaacaggcggcgcagcagcaacagcagcagcaacaggccCAAGGACAGGCGAATTCAAGTGATCCACACAACTACAACAATATCGGCAGCATACTCACGAATCTCATTGACACAAATCCCGCGCCAATGGAGTACAATTTCGACCtgatgcagcagcaacaaacgCCATCAtcccagcaacagcaacaacaggcggcgcagcagcaacatcacgGTGCCGGAGGCTATGCGAGCGCTTTGATGCGCAGCGGAGGCGGCGTTTACGGAGGAGCCTACGAGCAGCACTTGAGCGAGCAACTGGTCAGCGAGCAGCAGAAGCAGAACAGCTTTCAGCCCTACCACCCACATCCGCATGGCCTGCaggcgcagcagcagcagccattGCATCCGCATCTGTTGCCCCCCCCAGCGCCGCACAGCAATGTCTATGACCGCACGGGAGTTGGAGTCGGCGTGGGCGTTGGTGTGGGCGTAGGCGTGGGCTATCCCATGCTGGGAGACGATACGAAGGGCGTGCTGCCGCCCATGATGGGTGGGATGATGCAGCAAATGCCGCCGCATGGCCAGCAACCGGATCTAATCTACTACCCAGTGAAGAACGATTGA